Proteins co-encoded in one Thermochromatium tepidum ATCC 43061 genomic window:
- a CDS encoding SUF system Fe-S cluster assembly protein, translated as MNRLARFAGFGRDQQRPDAAEREERAALEAGDQEVPVARLDPEELREPIIAALRRVHDPEIPINLYDLGLIYRIDIDNKGDVAIEMTLTAPGCPVAGMMPLMVKRAVEQVEGVGQVRVELVWDPPWSADNMSDEARLQLGLM; from the coding sequence ATGAACAGACTGGCCCGCTTTGCCGGTTTCGGCCGAGATCAACAAAGACCGGACGCCGCGGAGAGAGAAGAACGGGCGGCACTGGAGGCCGGAGACCAGGAGGTCCCAGTGGCGCGCCTGGACCCCGAGGAACTGCGCGAGCCGATCATCGCCGCGCTGCGCCGCGTCCATGACCCCGAGATCCCGATCAATCTCTATGACCTGGGCCTGATCTATCGCATCGACATCGACAACAAGGGCGATGTGGCGATCGAGATGACCCTGACCGCCCCCGGCTGTCCAGTCGCCGGGATGATGCCATTGATGGTCAAGCGCGCCGTGGAACAGGTCGAGGGTGTCGGGCAGGTCAGGGTTGAACTGGTCTGGGATCCACCCTGGAGCGCCGACAACATGAGCGACGAGGCGCGCTTGCAGCTTGGGTTGATGTAA
- the sufB gene encoding Fe-S cluster assembly protein SufB — protein MSGAPAVAEIVKSEYAHGFTTEIESDTLPPGLDEGVVRAISMRKGEPEFMTEQRLRAYRHWLTLDEPHWAKVRYPQIDFQSISYYSAPKRPKDGPKSLDEIDPALLETYNKLGIPLEEQKALAGIAVDAVFDSVSVATTFRATLAEAGVIFCSMSEALQQYPELVRRYFGTVVPYTDNFYACLNAAVFSDGTFVYVPEGVRCPMELSTYFRINARNTGQFERTLIVAEAGSSVSYLEGCTAPQRDENQLHAAVVELIAMEDAEIKYSTVQNWYPGDAEGRGGIYNFVTKRGDCRGARSKISWTQVETGSAITWKYPSCILRGDGSIGEFYSVAVTKGRQQADTGTKMIHLGKNTRSTIVSKGIAAGEGVQTYRGLVRIGQRAEGARNHTQCDSLLIGDRCSANTLPAIEVKNPTAKMEHEATTSKISEDQLFYCRARGLSAEDAVSMIVNGFCKEVFNELPMEFAVEAQKLLSLSLEGAVG, from the coding sequence ATGAGCGGAGCCCCAGCTGTTGCAGAGATCGTCAAGTCGGAATACGCGCATGGTTTTACGACCGAGATCGAGTCCGACACCCTACCGCCGGGGTTGGACGAGGGGGTGGTGCGGGCCATCTCCATGCGCAAGGGCGAGCCTGAGTTCATGACCGAGCAGCGTCTGAGGGCCTACAGGCACTGGCTGACCTTGGACGAGCCCCACTGGGCGAAGGTCCGGTATCCCCAGATCGACTTTCAGTCCATCTCCTATTACTCGGCGCCCAAGCGACCCAAGGACGGTCCCAAGAGCCTTGATGAGATCGACCCGGCGCTGCTTGAGACCTACAACAAGCTCGGCATCCCGCTTGAGGAACAGAAGGCGCTGGCTGGGATTGCCGTGGATGCGGTGTTTGACAGCGTCTCGGTGGCGACCACCTTTCGCGCGACCCTGGCCGAGGCTGGGGTGATCTTCTGTTCCATGTCCGAGGCGTTGCAGCAGTATCCTGAGTTGGTCCGGCGTTATTTCGGCACGGTTGTGCCCTATACCGACAATTTTTATGCCTGTCTCAATGCGGCGGTGTTTAGCGATGGCACCTTTGTCTATGTGCCTGAGGGGGTACGCTGTCCGATGGAGCTTTCGACCTATTTCCGGATCAATGCCCGCAACACGGGCCAGTTTGAGCGCACCCTGATCGTGGCCGAGGCCGGGAGCTCTGTCAGCTATCTAGAAGGGTGTACGGCGCCTCAGCGCGACGAGAACCAGCTCCATGCTGCTGTGGTTGAGCTGATCGCGATGGAAGACGCCGAGATCAAATACTCGACGGTGCAGAACTGGTATCCGGGCGATGCCGAGGGGCGCGGCGGCATCTACAACTTTGTCACCAAGCGCGGCGACTGTCGGGGCGCGCGTTCCAAGATCTCCTGGACCCAGGTCGAGACCGGCTCGGCCATCACCTGGAAGTATCCGAGCTGCATCCTGCGCGGTGACGGCTCGATCGGCGAGTTCTACTCGGTGGCGGTCACCAAGGGGCGTCAGCAGGCCGACACCGGCACCAAGATGATCCATCTCGGCAAGAACACCCGCTCGACCATCGTCTCCAAGGGCATTGCGGCGGGCGAGGGGGTCCAGACCTATCGCGGGCTGGTACGCATCGGCCAGCGCGCCGAGGGGGCGCGCAACCACACCCAGTGCGACTCGCTCCTGATTGGCGACCGTTGCAGCGCCAACACCCTGCCTGCTATCGAGGTCAAGAACCCCACGGCCAAGATGGAGCACGAGGCCACCACCTCCAAGATCAGCGAGGATCAGCTCTTTTACTGTCGCGCGCGCGGTCTGAGCGCAGAGGACGCGGTGTCGATGATCGTCAATGGCTTCTGCAAGGAGGTCTTCAACGAGCTCCCGATGGAGTTTGCGGTCGAGGCCCAGAAGCTCCTGAGCCTCAGCCTGGAGGGTGCGGTCGGCTGA
- the sufC gene encoding Fe-S cluster assembly ATPase SufC, translating to MLSVKGLRANVGDQEILKGLDLEVGSGEVHAIMGPNGSGKSTLSHVLAGREGYRVTAGSVTFVGQDLLALEPEERARLGLFLAFQYPVELPGVNNTAFLKAALNSLRKARGEPELDAVAFLRLIKDKLRVLHLDESLLKRPVNVGFSGGEKKRNEIFQMALLEPRLAILDETDSGLDIDALRGVAEGINALRSPERSMILVTHYQRLLDYIQPDYVHVLAQGRIIRSGGKELALELEEKGYGWIDAELAA from the coding sequence ATGCTGTCTGTCAAGGGCCTGCGGGCCAACGTGGGTGATCAAGAGATCCTCAAGGGGCTGGATCTAGAGGTCGGGTCGGGCGAGGTCCATGCCATCATGGGGCCGAACGGCTCGGGCAAGAGCACCCTGTCCCACGTCTTGGCGGGACGCGAGGGCTATCGGGTCACCGCCGGATCCGTGACCTTCGTGGGACAGGACCTGCTCGCGCTCGAACCCGAGGAGCGGGCCCGGCTCGGACTCTTTCTGGCCTTTCAGTACCCGGTCGAGCTGCCGGGCGTCAACAACACCGCCTTCCTCAAGGCCGCGCTCAACAGCCTGCGCAAGGCGCGCGGCGAGCCCGAACTCGACGCCGTTGCCTTTTTGCGTCTGATCAAGGACAAGCTCAGGGTCCTGCATCTCGACGAATCCCTGCTCAAACGCCCGGTCAATGTCGGTTTTTCGGGGGGCGAAAAGAAGCGCAACGAGATCTTCCAGATGGCGCTCTTGGAACCCAGGCTTGCCATCCTCGACGAGACCGACTCGGGGCTCGACATCGACGCCCTGCGCGGGGTGGCCGAGGGCATCAATGCCCTGCGCTCGCCCGAGCGCTCCATGATCCTGGTCACCCACTATCAGCGTCTGCTCGACTACATCCAGCCGGACTATGTGCACGTCCTGGCGCAGGGTCGCATCATCCGCTCGGGTGGCAAGGAACTGGCGCTGGAGCTGGAAGAGAAGGGCTACGGCTGGATCGACGCGGAGCTGGCCGCATGA
- the ppk1 gene encoding polyphosphate kinase 1, whose translation MSTIQALTEDATYSESTAEEIPPPPEVDLDDPSLYLSRELTWLAFNRRVLHEAEDPRTPLLERVKFLAIVSSNLDEFFMKRIGGLKQQIAAGVHTPGVDGRTPVQQLRECQAAVRAFQSDLRRVYVELMAELETHGVCICPYHELAEAERTRLREHFRANIFPMLTPLAMDPAHPFPFISNLALNLLVTLRYPEGNEVHMARVKVPVHKDVSKRFISVVGSHTYVTLEDLIINNLDMLFPGMEFVSCALFRVTRNAIVEPDVEAANDLLEMIESELRERHFAPIVRLEIDPGMEATHRGMLAAELGLNEAEDVFEVEGLFALRDLFEIAAIDIPELHDRPHRPVDHPLLANDRRNIFHIIRESGPILLQHPYQPFSTSVERFLRTAAEDPKVLAIKMTLYRTSAGAILDSLIQAARNGKQVAVLVELKARFDEAANIQWARRLESEGIHVTYGVMGLKTHSKLIFVVRRDYSQLRRYYHIGTGNYHPGTAKLYSDLGMLGCDEDIGQDLTELFNYLTGYSPPPSYRKILVAPYNLKRAILDKINREIEHHKRNGGGCIQMKMNALEDPDITRALYKASRAGVQVDLIVRDTCRFRPGIPGLSERARVVSIVGRFLEHARILYFRNAGQEEYYIGSADMMRRNLESRVEVHAPVESPELRQELRLILDVQFSDTRSAWDMDANGHYTQRTPEDDSQKGAQETLISLAEKRLAAAAKHKEKKVRSRLLSHFQWRLREKVQA comes from the coding sequence ATGAGCACGATTCAAGCCCTGACCGAAGACGCGACCTACAGTGAGTCGACCGCCGAGGAAATCCCGCCCCCGCCCGAAGTCGACCTCGACGATCCTAGCCTCTATCTCAGCCGTGAACTGACCTGGCTTGCCTTCAATCGGCGTGTGCTCCATGAGGCCGAGGATCCACGTACGCCGCTTCTGGAGCGGGTCAAATTCCTGGCCATCGTCAGTAGCAATCTCGATGAGTTTTTCATGAAGCGTATCGGCGGTCTCAAGCAGCAGATCGCCGCCGGTGTCCATACCCCAGGGGTCGATGGCCGCACCCCGGTTCAACAGCTCAGGGAGTGTCAGGCCGCGGTGCGTGCCTTTCAGTCCGATCTACGCCGCGTCTATGTCGAACTCATGGCCGAGCTCGAGACGCACGGCGTTTGCATCTGTCCCTATCATGAGCTCGCCGAGGCGGAGCGCACCCGACTGCGCGAACACTTCCGCGCCAACATCTTCCCCATGCTCACACCCCTGGCGATGGACCCGGCGCATCCTTTCCCCTTCATCTCCAACCTGGCGCTCAACCTACTCGTCACCCTGCGCTATCCCGAAGGCAACGAGGTCCACATGGCCCGCGTCAAGGTGCCGGTGCATAAGGACGTGTCCAAACGATTCATTTCAGTCGTCGGCTCGCACACCTATGTCACGCTCGAAGACCTGATCATCAACAACCTCGACATGCTGTTTCCGGGCATGGAGTTTGTCTCCTGCGCCCTGTTCCGGGTCACCCGCAACGCCATCGTCGAACCGGACGTGGAGGCGGCCAACGACCTCTTGGAGATGATCGAGAGTGAGCTACGCGAGCGCCATTTCGCACCCATCGTGCGGCTGGAGATCGATCCCGGTATGGAGGCCACCCATCGCGGGATGCTCGCCGCCGAGCTGGGCCTCAACGAGGCCGAGGACGTCTTTGAGGTCGAGGGCCTGTTCGCCCTGCGCGACCTCTTCGAGATCGCCGCCATCGACATCCCCGAGCTGCACGATAGGCCGCATCGTCCGGTCGACCATCCATTGCTCGCCAACGACCGACGCAACATCTTCCATATCATCCGCGAGAGCGGCCCGATCCTGCTCCAGCATCCCTATCAGCCCTTCAGCACCTCGGTCGAGCGTTTTCTGCGCACGGCGGCCGAGGATCCCAAGGTGCTGGCGATCAAGATGACCCTGTATCGCACCTCGGCCGGGGCCATCCTCGACTCGCTGATCCAGGCCGCGCGCAACGGCAAGCAGGTCGCGGTCCTGGTCGAGCTCAAGGCACGCTTTGACGAGGCGGCCAACATCCAGTGGGCACGGCGACTGGAGTCCGAGGGCATCCATGTCACCTATGGGGTCATGGGACTCAAGACCCACAGCAAGCTGATCTTCGTCGTCCGCCGCGATTACTCGCAACTGCGTCGCTACTACCACATCGGCACAGGCAACTATCACCCCGGAACCGCCAAGCTCTATAGCGACCTCGGGATGCTTGGCTGCGACGAGGACATCGGTCAGGATCTGACCGAGCTCTTCAACTATCTCACCGGCTACTCGCCGCCGCCGAGCTACCGCAAGATCCTGGTGGCGCCTTATAACCTCAAGCGCGCCATCCTCGACAAGATCAACCGCGAGATCGAGCATCACAAGCGCAACGGCGGCGGCTGCATCCAGATGAAGATGAACGCCCTCGAAGACCCCGACATCACCCGTGCGCTCTACAAGGCCAGCCGCGCCGGGGTGCAGGTCGATCTGATCGTGCGCGACACCTGCCGCTTCCGCCCTGGCATCCCTGGCTTGAGCGAACGGGCGCGTGTGGTCTCGATCGTTGGGCGCTTCCTGGAGCATGCACGCATCCTCTATTTCCGCAACGCTGGCCAGGAGGAGTACTACATCGGCTCGGCGGACATGATGCGGCGCAATCTCGAAAGCCGGGTCGAGGTCCATGCCCCGGTCGAGAGTCCGGAGCTGCGTCAGGAGCTGCGTCTGATCCTAGACGTGCAGTTTTCTGACACCCGCTCGGCCTGGGACATGGATGCCAATGGTCACTACACCCAGCGCACGCCCGAGGACGACAGCCAAAAGGGCGCCCAGGAAACCCTGATCAGCCTGGCTGAGAAACGTCTGGCCGCCGCTGCCAAGCATAAAGAAAAAAAGGTACGCTCCCGGCTGCTGAGCCATTTTCAGTGGCGACTGCGTGAAAAGGTACAGGCTTGA
- a CDS encoding DUF1698 domain-containing protein: MEEQHPTDWMCFQSLPDHLDPLDPNRTIKGHPAPVRSILIARA, encoded by the coding sequence ATCGAAGAGCAGCACCCAACCGACTGGATGTGCTTCCAGTCACTGCCAGACCATCTCGATCCGCTGGATCCGAACCGCACCATCAAGGGTCATCCGGCCCCGGTACGGTCGATTCTCATCGCCCGAGCCTGA
- the sufD gene encoding Fe-S cluster assembly protein SufD, which translates to MNAPLAQGLEHWLPAPDAGPDWLKERRQQARACLSAQALPHSKQEAWRYTSLKGLLEQRFRAIDAPPSAVRPEDLAAVLIPGLDAHRVVLVNGRFAPELSALDELPDGARVGGLRDWLGRDPESLRDRLDAVRGESNAYFALLNTAGLDDGLVVWLGAGVRLERPLELIQLSVGLDEPRVAQPRHLVQLEAGAQATLIERYVGLGASPYCTNAVIEVALGRAARLRHERLQMEGHNAFHLAGVYVVQDADSHYAGLHIGLGARWARTELNTRFRGEHAEAVLQGLYLAGDGQLLDYHLDIEHAVPHCRSAEGFKGLLIGQGRAVFDGRVLVAKGAQGSDAAMSNRNLILSEQAEIDTKPQLEIQADDVRCSHGTTVGQLEPELLFYLRSRGIDAAQAQRMLCLGFAGEIIDQLGSEAVRGQVAAVIEQRLDEGSGSGASDDGAFEPAPDVSRRT; encoded by the coding sequence ATGAACGCCCCCTTGGCTCAGGGTCTCGAACACTGGTTGCCGGCGCCGGATGCAGGCCCGGACTGGCTCAAGGAGCGTCGCCAGCAGGCGCGTGCCTGCTTGAGTGCCCAGGCGCTGCCGCATTCCAAACAGGAGGCCTGGCGCTACACCAGCCTCAAGGGTCTGCTCGAACAGCGGTTCCGGGCCATCGACGCGCCGCCGAGCGCGGTTCGGCCCGAGGACCTCGCGGCGGTGTTGATCCCGGGCCTCGACGCCCATCGCGTCGTGCTGGTCAATGGCCGTTTCGCCCCCGAGCTCTCGGCCCTGGATGAGCTTCCGGACGGGGCGCGGGTTGGCGGACTGCGCGACTGGCTCGGGCGCGATCCCGAATCCCTGCGCGATCGGCTCGATGCGGTGCGCGGTGAATCCAACGCCTACTTCGCCCTGCTCAATACCGCCGGACTCGACGATGGTCTGGTGGTATGGCTGGGTGCCGGGGTGCGGCTTGAGCGCCCGCTCGAACTCATCCAGCTCTCGGTCGGGCTGGATGAGCCGCGCGTCGCCCAGCCGCGCCATCTGGTGCAGCTCGAGGCCGGTGCCCAGGCGACCCTGATCGAACGCTATGTCGGCCTGGGCGCCTCACCCTACTGCACCAATGCGGTCATAGAGGTCGCGCTCGGGCGCGCGGCCCGACTCAGACACGAACGGTTACAGATGGAGGGGCACAACGCCTTCCATCTCGCTGGTGTTTATGTGGTCCAGGACGCCGACAGCCACTACGCGGGTCTCCACATCGGTCTGGGCGCCCGCTGGGCGCGCACCGAGCTTAACACCCGTTTTCGGGGCGAGCATGCTGAGGCCGTGTTGCAGGGGCTCTATCTGGCCGGCGATGGTCAGTTGCTCGACTACCACCTCGACATCGAGCACGCCGTCCCACACTGTCGCAGCGCGGAGGGCTTCAAGGGGCTGCTCATCGGGCAGGGGCGGGCGGTGTTCGATGGACGGGTGCTGGTCGCCAAGGGCGCCCAAGGGAGCGATGCGGCCATGTCCAACCGCAATCTGATACTCTCCGAGCAGGCCGAGATCGACACCAAACCCCAGCTCGAGATCCAGGCCGATGACGTCAGGTGCAGTCATGGCACCACGGTCGGCCAGCTCGAGCCCGAGCTGCTGTTTTATCTGCGCTCGCGCGGCATCGACGCGGCCCAGGCGCAGCGGATGCTATGTCTCGGCTTTGCGGGTGAGATCATCGACCAGTTGGGGAGCGAGGCCGTGCGTGGGCAGGTGGCCGCGGTGATCGAACAACGGCTGGATGAGGGGAGTGGCTCAGGCGCATCCGACGATGGGGCCTTTGAGCCTGCGCCTGATGTTTCGCGGAGGACGTGA
- the crcB gene encoding fluoride efflux transporter CrcB yields MNATLAIFTGAGLGALLRWFLGQRLNPFIPSLPLGTLAANLLGGLLIGLAIAWSGRHPGLPVEIRLFFITGFLGGLTTFSTFSAEVVTLLSKGELLWGLIAICSHLIGSLTMTALGIWLVHLLLTRA; encoded by the coding sequence ATGAATGCTACCCTTGCTATCTTCACAGGGGCCGGTCTCGGCGCACTGCTGCGCTGGTTCCTCGGCCAGCGACTCAACCCCTTCATCCCGAGCCTGCCGCTGGGCACGCTGGCCGCCAACCTGCTCGGTGGTCTGCTGATCGGCCTGGCCATCGCCTGGAGTGGGCGTCATCCCGGGCTGCCGGTCGAGATCCGCCTGTTCTTCATCACCGGCTTTCTTGGCGGACTGACCACCTTCTCGACCTTTTCCGCTGAAGTCGTCACCCTGTTGTCCAAGGGTGAGCTGCTCTGGGGGCTGATCGCAATCTGTTCCCATCTGATCGGTTCACTGACGATGACCGCCCTGGGAATCTGGCTCGTACATCTGTTGCTGACGCGCGCTTGA
- a CDS encoding sensor domain-containing diguanylate cyclase translates to MTLNRKMTLLFIALAASILAALVIISLYAFRSFALTSSTAHVKTAAEIVRVHLTESMINGTIGKREQFLKRLMEIQGSSTARVIRSPLVSRQFGEGLQREMLADRIELQVLRDGKPRFSLVDEMGEPVFRGTIPYIASSQGTPNCLQCHQVNEGDVLGAITIELLLSGLRNHALTNVVGIMVTVGLFSLLAIFGARRLMLPVGETASEIGEVVQRAIKGQFRVRVTQRTKDDIGLIAAHVNRLLEHLEQGLARIMDRVTELTGRMPSGIDNQLEATIDMVNSLADAATFKATIEEDERQHEIYDRFGRLLTERFGLREYSFYETLDNGHLQVICVDGEGSCSCRWCDPQILVRSERCRARRAGHVVDGLTQEHICTAFIPEAKGGEPRRHYCVPIIQSGVIGALVQLVTPASTASCLALQTPYILMFIREMAPVLEAKRLTETLRQSALHDPMTGLHNRRFLEEYVETLIATTRRRHTSLAVLLLDLDYFKMVNDTHGHDAGDAVLKSLAELLQQSVRASDLVVRFGGEEFLILLPDTSGDAALKVAEKIRASVEGYKFRVAGGELRKTISIGVALFPEDSETFWQTVKYADVALYRAKDETACCALRLRCGRTKTATIKSAALLQAR, encoded by the coding sequence ATGACGCTCAATCGCAAGATGACCCTCCTCTTCATCGCCTTGGCAGCGAGCATCCTAGCGGCGTTGGTGATCATCTCACTCTATGCCTTCCGCTCGTTTGCGCTGACATCATCGACGGCCCATGTCAAAACCGCCGCCGAGATCGTCCGTGTGCATCTGACCGAGTCGATGATCAATGGCACCATCGGTAAACGCGAGCAATTCCTCAAGCGTTTGATGGAGATCCAGGGATCAAGCACGGCGCGGGTGATCCGTTCGCCCTTGGTGAGCAGACAGTTTGGTGAAGGGCTGCAACGCGAGATGCTGGCCGACCGCATCGAGCTACAGGTCCTACGCGATGGCAAGCCGCGCTTCAGTCTGGTCGACGAGATGGGTGAGCCGGTGTTTCGCGGCACCATCCCCTATATCGCCAGTTCTCAAGGGACGCCGAATTGTCTGCAATGCCACCAGGTGAACGAAGGCGATGTCCTGGGTGCCATCACGATTGAACTGCTGTTGTCCGGATTGCGTAACCATGCGCTCACCAACGTGGTGGGCATCATGGTCACAGTCGGGCTGTTTTCGCTGTTGGCGATCTTCGGCGCCCGCCGGTTGATGCTGCCAGTCGGCGAGACCGCCAGCGAGATCGGCGAGGTGGTGCAACGGGCGATCAAGGGCCAGTTTAGGGTGCGAGTCACGCAGCGCACCAAGGACGATATCGGACTTATCGCCGCCCATGTCAATCGGCTGCTCGAGCATCTGGAACAAGGCTTGGCGCGCATCATGGACAGGGTCACCGAACTGACTGGGCGCATGCCAAGCGGCATCGACAATCAGCTCGAGGCCACCATCGACATGGTCAACAGCTTGGCGGACGCCGCGACCTTCAAGGCGACCATCGAGGAAGATGAGCGCCAGCATGAGATCTACGACCGTTTCGGACGTCTGCTGACCGAGCGTTTCGGCCTGCGCGAATACTCGTTTTACGAGACCCTGGATAACGGACACCTGCAGGTGATCTGCGTCGACGGTGAGGGCAGCTGCAGCTGTCGGTGGTGCGATCCACAGATCCTGGTGCGCAGCGAACGCTGTCGCGCCCGCCGGGCCGGACATGTGGTCGATGGGCTCACTCAGGAGCACATCTGTACGGCCTTCATCCCAGAGGCTAAGGGGGGCGAACCACGTCGCCATTATTGCGTACCGATCATTCAATCGGGGGTCATCGGCGCCTTGGTACAGCTGGTCACGCCCGCGAGCACGGCCAGCTGCCTGGCGCTGCAGACGCCCTACATCCTGATGTTCATCCGGGAGATGGCGCCGGTCCTCGAGGCCAAACGACTGACCGAGACCCTGCGTCAATCCGCCCTGCATGACCCCATGACCGGATTGCACAATCGGCGCTTCCTCGAGGAATATGTTGAGACCCTGATTGCGACGACCCGGCGTCGACACACCAGTCTGGCCGTTCTGTTGCTGGACCTGGACTATTTCAAGATGGTCAATGACACCCACGGACATGACGCTGGAGATGCGGTCCTCAAGTCTCTCGCCGAGCTGTTGCAACAGAGTGTCCGCGCCTCGGATCTGGTCGTTCGCTTCGGTGGCGAAGAGTTCTTGATCCTCTTGCCCGATACCAGTGGGGACGCGGCCCTGAAGGTGGCCGAAAAGATCCGCGCCTCGGTCGAAGGGTACAAATTCCGCGTCGCGGGTGGTGAACTGAGGAAGACGATCTCGATTGGGGTGGCCCTGTTTCCCGAAGACAGCGAGACCTTCTGGCAGACGGTCAAATATGCCGATGTGGCCCTGTATCGAGCCAAGGACGAAACCGCGTGTTGCGCTTTGCGCCTGAGATGTGGCAGGACGAAAACAGCAACTATTAAAAGTGCCGCCCTGCTACAGGCTCGATAA
- a CDS encoding TusE/DsrC/DsvC family sulfur relay protein, which yields MPTKTQTMAEILNPGAISVFDPDFPQAPVNWNRSIAEEAARRDGIELTADHWRMLKALQNYFARHEHPNIRELHDALDESFHSQGGLKYLYRLFPGGPVAQGCRFAGLKAPSGAVDKSFGSVQ from the coding sequence ATGCCGACCAAGACCCAGACAATGGCCGAGATCCTGAATCCAGGCGCGATCAGCGTCTTTGACCCCGACTTTCCGCAGGCCCCGGTCAACTGGAATCGATCGATCGCCGAGGAGGCAGCCCGGCGCGACGGAATCGAACTCACCGCCGATCATTGGCGTATGCTCAAGGCCCTGCAGAACTATTTCGCGCGTCACGAACATCCCAATATCCGCGAGCTCCATGACGCGCTCGACGAGTCCTTCCATTCCCAGGGTGGACTGAAGTATCTCTATCGTCTCTTCCCGGGCGGCCCGGTCGCCCAGGGCTGCCGTTTCGCAGGTCTCAAGGCCCCCTCGGGCGCGGTCGATAAATCCTTCGGCAGCGTCCAATAA
- a CDS encoding thermonuclease family protein has translation MRPQTFLKHSLRAKLRNPGRFSARSVGSVVLAVLALWAVERWAGALIPNTWRLPLSGQDCRVEKISDGDTMNLRCGTRLERVRLYCIDAPEIAQKPWGTRARDYLQSITPSNVRLLKIDRDQYGRTVGEIYTTDAKPRLLNLDMVEAGQAAVYRQFCDDSRYLRTERAARAAKRGIWGRRGEHQQPWDYRGRTRE, from the coding sequence TTGAGACCGCAAACCTTCCTCAAGCACTCTCTGCGCGCGAAACTCAGAAACCCGGGACGGTTCTCGGCACGCTCGGTCGGCAGCGTCGTCCTGGCCGTACTCGCGCTCTGGGCGGTCGAGCGCTGGGCTGGCGCGCTGATCCCGAATACCTGGAGGCTCCCCCTGAGCGGTCAGGACTGCCGGGTGGAAAAGATCAGCGACGGCGACACAATGAATCTGCGCTGCGGCACCCGGTTGGAGAGGGTGCGACTCTACTGCATCGACGCGCCTGAAATAGCCCAAAAGCCCTGGGGTACGCGCGCGCGCGATTATCTGCAATCCATCACGCCGTCCAATGTCAGATTGCTCAAGATCGACCGGGATCAGTATGGACGCACGGTCGGCGAGATCTACACCACGGACGCCAAACCGCGCCTACTCAATCTGGACATGGTCGAGGCCGGTCAGGCCGCCGTCTATCGGCAGTTCTGCGACGACTCGCGCTATCTGAGGACCGAGCGGGCGGCGCGCGCCGCCAAGCGCGGCATCTGGGGTCGTCGCGGCGAACATCAGCAACCCTGGGACTACAGAGGCCGCACCCGAGAATAG